Proteins from a single region of Polyangiaceae bacterium:
- a CDS encoding DUF4832 domain-containing protein, with product MKQRKLALAIAMLGLGALRCGSDDSASQPKGDAGTGGAATGGSAGTSGSAGVGGGGGTGGSGGGTFQDAPTESVTFQSSMEDFPNPERGFFRNIDVAKNTDFTSISNGGYTLARSYIRLDDYRTQNLPASLLTALENGFAGARKAGIKVIPRCAYNFGADPDAPKSWILTHIGQLAPVLQKNADVIAAMETGFIGAWGEWHSSTNGLDNPADRKEIVEGLLAALPPTRMVMLRTPRYVSDMYATPLSPSQAYDQSIQARIGLHNDCFLSNATDAGTYVPAPAEDHKKYLEAFSRYTPVGGETCQVSLSEHRTDCTTALAELERFHFSMLNLDFYKGDIDRWKSEGCFDEISRRFGYRLVLATAALPKRVRPGGRFVLQVELSNEGFGALYNPRPLRIVLEGQGRREVVDVSDDPRQWAPGVASKLTAHLELPADLPAGAYELRLWLPDAADPLQSRPEYSVRFANTAVWDATAGENTLGSVEVDATAPGDANSAATKLSVVP from the coding sequence ATGAAGCAGAGAAAGCTCGCGCTGGCGATTGCGATGTTGGGGCTCGGAGCGCTGCGTTGTGGTTCGGATGACAGCGCGTCGCAGCCCAAGGGCGATGCGGGGACGGGGGGAGCGGCGACGGGGGGAAGTGCGGGCACGAGCGGAAGCGCCGGAGTCGGCGGCGGTGGAGGGACGGGGGGCAGCGGCGGCGGCACCTTTCAAGACGCGCCGACGGAGAGCGTGACGTTTCAGTCGAGCATGGAGGATTTCCCGAATCCCGAGCGCGGCTTCTTCCGCAACATCGACGTGGCGAAGAACACCGACTTCACGTCGATCTCCAACGGGGGCTACACCTTGGCGCGCTCCTACATTCGCCTGGATGACTACCGAACCCAGAACCTGCCCGCGTCCTTGCTGACGGCTCTCGAGAACGGCTTCGCCGGCGCGCGCAAGGCGGGCATCAAAGTCATTCCGCGTTGCGCGTACAATTTCGGCGCGGATCCGGATGCGCCCAAGTCGTGGATCTTGACGCACATCGGCCAGCTTGCACCGGTGCTGCAGAAGAACGCGGATGTGATCGCTGCCATGGAAACGGGTTTCATCGGCGCCTGGGGCGAGTGGCATTCGTCCACCAACGGGCTGGACAACCCCGCAGACCGCAAAGAGATCGTCGAGGGGCTCCTGGCTGCGTTGCCGCCCACGCGCATGGTGATGCTGCGCACGCCCCGCTACGTGTCCGACATGTACGCGACGCCGCTGTCCCCGAGTCAGGCCTACGACCAGTCGATTCAGGCGCGCATTGGCTTGCACAACGACTGCTTTCTGTCGAACGCGACGGACGCGGGCACCTACGTTCCGGCCCCCGCGGAAGATCACAAGAAATACCTGGAGGCGTTTTCGCGCTACACGCCGGTCGGTGGCGAGACGTGCCAGGTGTCGCTGAGCGAGCATCGCACCGATTGCACGACCGCCCTGGCCGAGCTGGAGCGCTTTCACTTCTCGATGCTGAACTTGGACTTCTACAAGGGCGACATCGATCGCTGGAAGTCCGAGGGTTGCTTCGACGAGATCTCACGACGCTTTGGCTACCGCCTCGTGCTCGCAACGGCGGCGCTGCCGAAGCGTGTTCGTCCGGGTGGGCGCTTCGTGCTCCAAGTGGAGCTGTCGAACGAAGGCTTCGGCGCGCTCTACAACCCACGGCCCCTCCGCATCGTGCTCGAAGGCCAAGGACGGCGTGAAGTCGTGGACGTCAGTGACGATCCGCGGCAGTGGGCACCTGGTGTAGCGAGCAAGCTCACCGCGCACCTCGAGCTGCCCGCAGATTTGCCGGCGGGCGCCTACGAGCTCCGGCTGTGGCTGCCTGATGCGGCCGATCCGCTGCAATCGCGCCCCGAGTATTCGGTGCGCTTCGCCAACACTGCGGTGTGGGACGCGACCGCCGGCGAGAACACGCTGGGCAGCGTGGAAGTCGATGCGACCGCGCCCGGCGACGCGAACTCCGCCGCGACGAAACTGAGCGTCGTGCCCTAG